One genomic region from Xiphophorus couchianus chromosome 21, X_couchianus-1.0, whole genome shotgun sequence encodes:
- the LOC114136571 gene encoding uncharacterized protein LOC114136571, with translation MLIVHRGQVLPELIAHFCDDGLLDKDFKIQLVLPDGTPEMGYDDGGVVRDCLSEFWKDFYDQCTTGNTYKVPFLRHDYGQQQWESVGRIIAFGWTREKYLPMKIAPVILEQAAFGQVKSEVVENFLKCMSESERFVFQSWQSDFSSVDKEELIEILDNRSCRRMPTASNVNEILQELAHKTLVQEPAYVIEQWAKTLSIIGNSFQDLSSVCENLQPNARKVLKSIVFPEEMNVHQKDIQKYVSTYIRNADLQHLSLFLRFCTGSDLFLDKNILIDFTKIQGFLRRPVAHTCGCVLELSIYYDSYPDFSAEMNKVLESNVWVMDII, from the exons ATGCTGATAGTTCACAGAGGACAGGTACTTCCTGAGCTCATAGCACATTTCTGTGATGACGGACTTTTAGATAAAGATTTCAAAATCCAGCTTGTACTGCCAGATGGAACACCTGAGATGGGTTATGATGACGGAGGAGTCGTTAGAGACTGTCTTTCTGAATTCTGGAAAGATTTCTATGACCAGTGTACTACAGGAAACACTTATAAAGTGCCTTTTCTGAGACATGATTATGGACAGCAGCAGTGGGAGAGTGTAGGCCGAATAATTGCTTTTGGATGGACAAGAGAGAAATATCTTCCTATGAAG attGCACCTGTCATACTAGAGCAAGCAGCCTTTGGACAGGTTAAAAGTGAGGTGGTGGAGAATTTCCTTAAGTGCATGTCTGAATCTGAGCGCTTTGTGTTTCAGTCATGGCAGTCAGACTTCAGCAGTGTTGACAAAGAGGAATTGATAGAGATTCTTGATAACCGCAGTTGCAGACGAATGCCCACTGCCAGCAATGTAAACGAAATCCTCCAGGAGCTTGCACACAAAACACTTGTCCAAGAGCCTGCTTATGTTATTGAACAGTGGGCCAAAACACTCAGTATCATCGGGAACAGCTTCCAGGACCTTTCTTCAGTGTGTGAAAACTTGCAACCAAATGCAAGAAAAGTTTTGAAGTCCATTGTCTTTCCTGAGGAAATGAATGTCCATCAGAAGGACATTCAAAAGTACGTTAGCACGTATATCAGGAATGCAGATTTGCAGCATCTGTCCTTGTTTCTAAGGTTCTGCACAGGTTCAGACCTGTTCCTGGATAAGAACATTCTTATTGATTTCACAAAGATTCAAGGGTTTCTCAGAAGACCTGTGGCTCACACATGTGGCTGTGTCCTTGAGCTGTCAATCTATTATGATAGCTATCCAGATTTCAGTGCTGAAATGAACAAGGTTTTGGAGTCTAATGTATGGGTCATGGAcattatttag